ACAAGCGATGCTAGAACTAATTTCATGGGTTGACTCCTCCTGACGGTGGTGCCGAAGCACCGACGATTTTTTGCATCAACTCGAGCGCCGACTGCTCAAACTCTTCCGTCGAAAATACCACGCGAGGAAGTGGCGTATCAAATAGTCGGAGCGAAGCGAGTTTCTGTTCGGTGTGATTATGCATGGTATCGAGCTGAAGAGCCTGGTCGGCCATTTCAGTCGCACGGGCGCTGTCGTTTTGCAGCCGCGCAATCCAAGCGGCCTGAGCATGCATGCGAGAACTTGCGGGGTAGTGCGTGATCCCGTCAGCAAGTGATTTACGAGCCCGCTCGAGATAGCGTTTGTCGCGCGTAGTGTCGTACAAACGAATCGCCGTTTCCGCCAGTAGCTGATACGCAATCGCATCGCCGGGGTTCGTTTTTACAAGCAATTGGCTGTAATCATCGTAGGAATCAAGCGCCCGCACTCGAACTTCCTCGGGCAACTCCACTTGCGACGCAATTTGAGTCCACATCTGCACGAGCGATCGATAGTGCGACGAGGACCAAGGATCGGCGGCGGCGGCAGCTTGGTACTCGCTGGAGGCCCGCTCGACCTGTCCGAGGCGGTAGCTCGCTTCGGCATCGAGTTCGAGCGTGCGAGCTGTCAGGACCGGCTTATAGAGAGTGAAATAGCAGGCCACAACCAGGGCCAAGCCGATGGCACAAATGCCAGCCGCTTTCCCTTGCGAAACATCCCCGCTGGAGAGTGCCACTGGCTGCTGCGTCATGGCGACGGCCAGCAAAACGACTCCCGGTAACAGAACGCCCGGAAAGGTAGTGGCACCAGCCGCCAGTAGATTGATGCCGAGGGCCAAGAGGGCCGTGATGATCGTGGCGCTGGAAAGTTCGCCATCCACCGTCCATTTCCCAAAGGCGACGAAGGTCAGCAGCAATGCAGGGAGTCCAACGATCCAGACTTCGGGAAGCCCTGTGAGGGGATCGAACGAAAGCGGATAGCCGGCAATCAGTGCTAGAGGCAATGCTGCCACAAGCGAGGTCAAAGCCCCCCCTACGATCCAGCGAGCCGTGGATGTTTCGGAACTGCTCGCTGTCGAAGCGACTGATGTCGAAGCGTTAGCAGCTGTCGGCTCCACACGCGTACAGAGCACTTTTTGAAGCGACAAAGCGATGAACAGGACCGAAAGTAACATCGCCGGAAGTCCGGCTGTGGAGGCGAGTTCGAAGAGCCAGTTGTGAGGATCGGCGATCATTTCACTCGCCTGCGGCAGCTTGTACGCCGCATACGTCTGCTGGAAGTTTCCAGGCCCACAACCGACAAGTGGCGAGTCGGCGATCATACGCGAAGTTGCCTGCCAGTACTCCAGGCGAAAGGCAATCGACTTGGGAGCTTCGCTGAGCACTTTGGCATCGAGTCCACCAAGCCAGAGCATCGCCACGCTGAGGAGCACAAGGGTCGCAGCAGCGCCACCCATCAGGTACCAATTACGGCGTGAAGGCGCAGCTGTGGTCGTGGGCGTTTCGCTCGGAAACTTTGCCGAAGTGCAACGCCCCGCAATCCAGTGCACGAGAAAATAGAGAGGGAGGCTAGCGGCTAACGCTAAGTAGGCTGTGCGACTTTTGGTAAGGAGCAAGCAGGCTGCGATGGTGATGACCACCAGGGCGGTAAGCACCATCGCAAGTGGCGACGATCGCCGAACTTGCTGAGCAGCAATCGCCGCAGCGATCACCAGCATCGGCAAGAGGAGCCCCGCCAGCGAGTTGGTGAGAGCAAAGCTCCCCAGCGGTTCGACGCTATAGACTCGGTTTTCAAAGAGCTTTCGCTGCGGCGAATTCTTATCGGTGCTGATGCCACTATCGACAAGCACTTGCTCGGGGTTCTTCTCATACATCGCGCGCTCGCGCGGCATGCTCACTAAGAACTGCCACTCTCCGAGCCCACTCTGAAGCACAGCGCTCGCCATTAAGACACCCACCAGCATTCGCCCTGCTCGAGGAGTCGCGAACCATTGCCGCACGAGAAAATACGCGGCTGCATAACTGAAGTAGATCCAAAGCGCGTTCAGCGATTGCCGAGCGTCGCCCGCCAAACCTGCAGCGACTGTGCTTAGGGTGAGCCAGCCCAGGAGTGCCACGCCAACAAGTTCGATGCGGCTGACGCGAATCACTTGTCGCGGGTCGACCAGCAGCGAGACGCCAAACAGAATCACCAGCACCAGCCAAAACATCGCCAGCGGCGCATAGCTTCCAAACGGCATGGCCGCTTCGCTGGGGACGAGCGGCGTTAAGCAGATCGACAGCACCACCATAGCGCGCAGCAGATCGGTCAGCTGCGGCTTGGCCCACGAACTGCTCGCTGGCGCTGCGGCTGGTTGCACAGGCTCGCTGGTTATTTTTCGAGGCGAATTTCGCGATTTCATCCGATTAATCCTGAGCGATCGTGCGTCGCGCTACCCACTCGAGAAGTCCCACCAGCACCAGCAGCGATGCTTCGAGAAGAAGGACGATTGCAGCCCCCACTTCATCCACGCGCGGCAACAGCAGTGCGCCGAGACCACACGTGAACGATACCAGATAGACCATCAAAACCGCTTGAGGTTTGGTGAAACCGAGTTCGACCAACCGATGCGAAAAGTGATTCTTGTCGGGATGAAACGGCGAGAGTCCACGACGCAAGCGAATCAGAATAACGGTCGACATGTCGTAGAGCGGGACGGCCATCACACACAGTGGCGCAAAAATCGCGTGAGCTTTTTCACCTTTGTAACCCGCGTAACTGGCGAGCAATGTTGCCGCTGCAATCACGAAGCCGAGGAAGTAGCTCCCGGCATCTCCCATAAAGATTTTGGCGGGAGGCCGGTTGTGCAAAAGAAAACCAATCAGCGCGCCGGCGAGTACCAGCAGCAGTCCCGAGACAAACAGCTGCGGACCTTGTGATCCCACATCGGGTGCAAAGAGGAGCACTGCTGCGAGCATCAGCGAGGCAATCGTTCCGACACCTGCCGACAGACCATCCATGTTGTCGAGCATGTTAAAAGAGTTCACGAGCGCCACGATCCAGAGAACACTCAGCGCGATGGTGAGCGGTGGAAGCTCGAGAAAAGCGGTGATTCGAAGTTCGGGGACCAAGGTCACCACCGTGACGGCGACGACAAACTGAATAGCAAGGCGAAGTTGCCAGGCGAGTCCGCGTAAGTCGTCCGCCAGCCCGAGAGCTGCGAGGATCGTGGCGGCTGTCAGCAGCAGCCACAAATCCTTGATCTGCGAGGAAATCCCCGCGAGATGTGCCTTGGCAAAATCGGGCACAAACGTTGGTGGCGATTGAGGGTCGATCGCCAGCAGCACAAGGGTCCCTAGCAGGAACACGCCTATCACACCGGCCCACACGGCAACGCCACCTCCCATCGGTGTGGGAGTCGTGTGCACTTTGCGATGATTGGGTTTATCGATGAGCCCCATGCGCGGCGCGAGGGATCGCATCAAATAGGTTGCCAACCACGCCACGACGAGACTGGGCACAATCGAAGCGACAATGAACATTCCGAGCGACGACAAATCTTGCATCGATGGCCCGGTTGGTTTCGAAAAGAGGTCGAGGGACAGAATCGCTAGAGACAACTAGTCGGGCGATCGCTGGCGAATCTTCTGCGAGCGCAAGTAGTCACGACATTGGCTGAAGAATTCATGATAATCAGCCCGCTGATAATCGGGGTAGGTCCAAGGCCGCGGCTGCCATTTTCCTGCCTGAAAATGGAGCGTCACCTCGGCGAAAATCCCCTGCGATAAGTAAATCCGGTGGTCGCGATCCTTTGTGGTCGCCAAAACCAGCTTGGCTTCGGTGATATAGCCCGGGTCGATATTCACGGGCCGCGCGACGCCACTTGCGAGCAGCTTGGCCCCCTCCTCTTCCCACGTATTGGAAGCGATTTTACAGCTGGGAAGGGTCGCGGGATCAATCAGCCGCTCCATCGCGACAAAACACTTCTTGAGCCCTGGGCCCATCGTTTTTTCGTAGAAGCGAGTCTCTTCGTGGTCGTAGAGAGGACTCGCCAGCGCAATTGCGCCCCACTCCGAAGTGAGGCGCGCTTTGGCCCAATCGATCGCCCCTAGATCGCGGCTAAAAATCGCCGCGACGAGCAGAGCGTCGGCTGTTGGCAGAACGTTTCCCATCGCTTAGTACGACTTCGCCACGACGACACGTTTGGTCACTGGCTTGCCGGTAACGATGCAAGTTCCTTCGTCGACAGCACCAGCGAGTGGAATGCAGCGGACCGTAAGGCGATGCTTTTTGAGTAGCTCATCGACAGCAGGCTCATCGACCAAGTGACACATCGCAAAGCCGCCGTGGATCTCGGCTTTGTCTTCCGCCGTGTTTTTGGGAGTGAACCAGGCAATCAGATCGTCGAGCGAATCGACATTGCGCGTGTGCTCTTCGCGATAGGCTAGAGCGCGATCAAACAGGTTCTTTTGAATCGCGTCGAGGCGATCGGCAATCGTTGCCACGAGATCTTCGCGACCAACGCCGACCTTCTCCCCCGTATCGCGACGGGCGAGGAACACGCCGTTTTTGGCGATATCCTTGGGTCCGATTTCAGCACGCAGCGGAACACCTTTTTTCACGTGCTGCCAGTTCTTCTCGCCACCACGCAGGTCACGATCGTCGATCATCACGCGAATCGATTCGCCGGAATACTTTTGCGATTCAAGTTCCACCTTGAGGCTTTTCACATAAGCCAGTACCGCAGTTCGCTCTTCGTCGTTGCGATAGATTGGCAGCAGCACGATGTGTTTGGGGGCGAGCTTCGGTGGAATGATGAGTCCATCGTCGTCGCTATGGGTCATGATCAGCGCGCCGATCAGACGTGTCGAAACGCCCCAGGAAGTAGTCCAAGCAAAGCATTCTTTGCCATGCTGATCCTGGAACTTGATCTCTTGCGCTTTGGCAAAATTCTGACCGAGAAAGTGCGACGTTCCGGCCTGCAGTGCCTTGCGATCTTGCATCATTGCTTCGATCGATAGGGTTTGCACCGCGCCGGGGAAACGCTCGCCTGCGGTCTTTTCGCCCTTGATGACGGGCATCGCCATGAAGTTCTCGGCGAAGTCGGCGTAGACCTCGAGCATCTTGGACGTTTCTTCGCGTGCTTCTTCTTCGGTGGCGTGCGCGGTGTGCCCTTCTTGCCACAAGAACTCCGTCGTGCGGAGGAACAAGCGCGTACGTAGTTCCCAGCGGACAACGTTGGCCCATTGGTTGATCAGGATTGGCAGATCGCGATACGACTGCACCCATTTGGCATACATCGAACCGATGATCGTTTCACTGGTGGGGCGGACGATCAGAGGCTCTTCGAGCGGACCAGCGGGAACCAGTTTGCCATCTTTGCCCGGCTCGAGACGATGGTGCGTGACGACAGCGCACTCTTTCGCGAAACCATCGACGTGCTCAGCCTCTTTCTCGAGGAAGCTCATCGGGATAAAGAGCGGGAAGTAAGCGTTTTCGTGACCAGTGGCCTTAAACATCCCATCGAGCACTTTTTGAACGTTTTCCCAGATCGACCAGCCCCAAGGCTTGATCACCATACAGCCGCGTACTGGCGAGACTTCGGCCAGATCGGCTGCCCGGATCACTTGCTGATACCACTCGGGATAATCTTCTTCTCGCGTGGGGCTGATTGCTGTCTTGGCCATGACCTGAGTCGCTTCTTCCTGAACTGGTTGCTACATCGAGACTTACCGCACAAAGCCGCGGGCACCTGTCTGCCGCCTGGCAAGCCCGCATTGTAGGTCGCCAGCCAAATTCATGACAAGGCAGCGTGCCGCGGGAAGTTCAGCGCGGGACTGGCTGTTGGCAACTGGCGAACCGATCTCACTCAAGATGACCGCGCGAAGAAATTCAGTGACCGTTTCGGTTCCCGTCCACCGATGCGGCCTCTTCACAAGACTGCTGTCCAATCATGTTGATTGTGTGAAGATTGCGGTTTGACGAGTAGGGGCGGCGTGGTTTACATTTGTAATTCTCATCTTTTTTTCTTTTCTCTTGACTGGAGCACCTCTCATGTTTTCATCGTCTATGCGCCGAGGTCGATCGGCGTTTACGCTGGTCGAACTCCTAGTAGTCATCGCAATCATCGGCGTCCTTGTAGCCCTACTCTTGCCAGCCGTCCAAGCTGCCCGTGAAGCCGCTCGCCGGATGCAGTGCGTTAACAACCTCAAGCAAATCGTGTTGGCTTCGCACAACCATCACGACACGTTTGGCTTTTTTCCCGCTGGGCGCTTTGGCTGCGACGGTTCCGGCACCCCCTGCAACGGGATGTCGGCAACGAGCGTCAACCGTGGTGGGGCCAGTGGATTCGTTTATCTGCTCCCCTATCTCGAGCAAGACAATATCTACAAGTCGCTCGGTACGGCTGAAGCAAACGTACCTTGGCCGACCACCGACAACGCAACTTGGCGAACCTTCAACAAGGTCGGCCTGGAGTCGCGGCAGAATGCTTTCTCTTGCCCGTCGAATACGGCCCAGCCATTTTTGGCGAACACCGGATCGGGTGTTACGCTCAACGCGAGTGTTGGCAGTTACGCTCTGGTCAGTGGCTCCAACGGGCCGAGCCAAGGGATTGGCAACTCCGTGAAGTTCGACAACAACGGTCTCTTCGTCTACTTCAACAAAAGGACGATGGGGGATATCACCGATGGCACCAGCAACACACTGGCTGTTGGGGAAGTTCGTGACGGCCACTTGGGAAACAACCCTAACATTTGGAGTGTCGCCGGTCGCCATTCGCACAGCTTGCGAACGACAGAAAACCCCATCAACACGCCACCAGGGACCGGAATTCTGTACACGACCCTCAACGGTGCGTTCCTGAGCCGACACCCCAATGGAGCCAACTTCGGTCTGGCCGACGGTAGCGTTCGCTTCATCCAGCAGAACATTAACATCACGGCGTACCGGAATCTCTCAACCATCCGAGGTGGTGAACCCACCTCCCTCGAGTAAGAGAGGAAGGCTGCACGATGACTATCACAGTTACACACAGCTACCGCGCTTTGCTGGGCGCGGCCTTGGCGGTCGGCATCCTCAGTCTCGCAGGCTGCGGAGATGGGGGGCCGAATATGGTCCCCGTCTCGGGCGTCGTCCTCCTCGATGGCCAGCCGCTGGACTATGGTCACATTCAAGTGATCCCTGCCGACTGGCGGCCTGCCTCCGGCCAGATAGGAAAGGATGGTCGTTTTACACTAACGACCACCGAGCCTAACGATGGCTGCGCTGTCGGTACGCATAAGGTCGCAATCCTGGCGGGCGAATCGATCACCGCAGAGACCACTAGGTGGCACGCTCCGGCAAAATATGCTGATATCCAGACGTCGAATCTGACGGTGAACATCACCGGCCCAACCGACGATCTGAAGATTGAGCTGCAATCCGACGGAACCCAGCTGTATCGGGGTCCGAAACTCGAGAGCCAAATCCCTGAAGGCGGAACCGAGAATTCGGGTTTCCAGTTCAGCGAGTAACCCAGTCAGCCAAGAATTCCCCGAGGTCGGCTACGCTATAGCCGACCTTCTCACCAGCCCTCTGTAACCCTACCGACATTGGGTGATGCGTAGCAGATAGAACTGATGCTCCGCAGGATTGGTGAGGGGTTGGGAGTGGCGATTGACGTAGGCGACTTCGAGGCCACAGGCACGGGCTTTCTCGGTGAAGCCGAGCGAAGTGATACGGCCAGGGTCGGCGATCCAGCAAACACCATCCGGTGCGAGCATTTGGCGAATGGTTTGGGCCAAGATGCTGTGGAGCGAGGGATCGTAAAGAATCTCGCACCCGAGAAGGAGTGGAAAGGTTTCTGCTGGAGGCTTGTTCCAGTCGATTACCAGGGTGCGCGGAGCGGGAAAACCACTGTCGATGGCACTGGTGGCGGCGAGTTCGAGCGCTAGCGGCTGATAGTCGGAAAGTGTGACATCGAGCCCTGCTGCCATGGCGGCAATGCCGACCAGTCCGAGACCACTCCCCAGTTCGAGCATGCGTGTTTGAGGCGCAAAGTTTTGCTCGAAAACCCAAGCCGACATCGTGCGGGCACTCGGCCAGATCTGAGCCCAGAAAGGATCGTACGCAGGCTGCTGATCGGCTGGTAGCGAAGCGACCTGATCGAGCACCGCAGCGGGGTCGGCTGGTACCGTGATGCGAAGGGTGCGACCAGCAATTTCGAGGGAAAGCTGCCGGAGTCCTCCCGGCACATCAAGCACGTCCATGCCATGGTTCTCGAAAGCGAAAATTGAAATGCGGTGCGCTAATAAATGGGAGAGTTAAACGACGCGAAATAATCTAGCGGCGAGCGAGCCAATCGGAACAGCCGAACTTGCTGGCGGCAATCGATTCGGCACCACTTTTTTCAGCAGCTGTGATTTCGCCTGGCACCAATTCGACTTTTAAGTATTCGGTTAGTCGTGGGAGCCAGCGAGCGATCAATTCCTCGGAAGTAATCTGCTGCGAATGGGTTGTGCCCGTATTTCGTGCGAGTTCGGCGATGCCAGGAAGTTCAGGAGCGAACTCTGAACGAGCAAGCAAAATGCTACCGTGCTGCAGCACCGCCCCACGGTTGCGGCGCTGAGCGCTTCCCACGATTTTTTTGCGATCAAGGATCACATCGCCACTTGCGCGGCGCTCGAAACACAAAAACGGCTGGGGATGCGAATCGTCAGGAATCAGGCACTTTTCGGCCGAGATTTGCCACTCGGCGAGCGTGTCGACGAGCGTATCGTGAGCCGCATCATAGAGATGCGTCGCGTAGGTCGAAAAGCGGTTACGCACGGGGACCGCGATGCTGTAAGTGAGTTCGCGGTCGTGCAAGATGGCTCCCCCGCCACTAGCCCGACGAACGATCGCGCAGTGGCGTGAAGCGGTGTGCATGTCGCGCTCAGCGAGCGACTGAAAATAGCCGAGCGACAGTGTCGGCTCGCTCCATTGGTAGAGCCGAACCGTAGCCACCCCTTCAGCCGCCGACACAAGCAATTGCTCGTCAAGCGACATGTTCCAACGGCCCGACTGCGGTGGATCGATGAGGAGGCGGAACATGGGGAGAAAGAGAAGGGGCTAGGAACGAAGAACTAAAGACTAGCGAGAGAGCAACTTGGTATGTTAGCCATACTCCTTAGTGCTGGGTGCCATGCTCATCCTGCTTCGCGATACTAGTATGGCACCCATTACGAGAAACAAATCACTACCAATCTGGTGTTGCTCACCCCAGCAATTTACTTGGCAGCGGGCTCGAGTTTCCACTGCATTTGCGGCGAGCGAGCGGCTTGCACTTCGTTCGGGCGGCTCACCAAAGTGGTGTGCGGCGCTTCGTGCAGCAGATCGGCTGGCTCTTCCGTAATGCGGAACAGCACCTCTGCAAAATAGTCGAGCGTCTCTTTGCTTTCGCTTTCGGTCGGCTCGATCATCATCGCTTCAGGCACCACCAGCGGAAAGTAAACCGTGGGGGCATGCATGCCATAGTCGAGCAGACGTTTGGCAATATCCATCGCGGAAATACCGGTCTTCTTTTTCAGATCGGCTGCTGAAGCAACGAACTCGTGCATGCAGCGATCTCCCTGCGGAACCGGGAAGATGTGCTTGATCTTGCTGAGCAAGTAGTTGGCGTTGAGGACTGCATTTTCCGAAGCCGATTTCAGACCATCGGGGCCATGCGTGCGGATGTACGAGTAAGCACGCACCAGCACGCCGACGTTTCCGAAGAAGCTGCGGACGCGGCCAATCGAGCGAGGATTGTCGTAGACCAGCGTGTATTTGCCATCGACCTTCTCGACCGTCGGGACAGGCAAGAACGGGCGGAGCTTTTCCGCCACGCAGATCGGACCAGCGCCAGGGCCACCACCACCGTGAGGACCGCTGAAGGTCTTGTGGGGGTTGTAGTGCATCATGTCGGCGCCGAAATCACCGGGACGCGTGATGCCGAGAATGGCGTTCATATTCGCGCCGTCGAGGTAGATCAGACCACCACGTTCGTGCACCAGACGTGCAATTTCAGGAACCTGGGAATCGAACATGCCCAGCGTGTTCGGGTTGGTGATCATGAACACGGCAATCTCGTCGTCGAGCTTGCTCTTCAGATCTTCCATATCGACATAGCCACTGGCGTTGCTCTTCACCGTCACCGACTCAAAGCCGGCCATTTTGGCGCTCGCCGGATTGGTGCCGTGGGCACTATCGGGGGCGAGAACCTTGGTGCGGTTCATCTTGTTTTCACGGAAATAGGCGGCAGCAACCATCAAAGCGGTGAGTTCGCCGTGAGCGCCCGCAGCTGGCTGGAGCGAAACAGCGGGGAGCCCCGAAATCTCGCCGAACATGTGCTGCAGTTCGTGCAGCAGTTCGAGGTAGCCCTGAATGGTCTCTTCGCTCTGGTGCGGATGAACATCGGCAAAGCCAGGGAGCGAGGCAAAACGCTCATTGCGCTTCGGGTTGTGCTTCATCGTGCAACTGCCGAGCGGATAGAAGTGCGTATCGACACTCATGTTGAGGGTCGACAAGTTGGTGAAGTGACGAATCACTTCAGGCTCGGCTACTTCGGGAAGTGGTGGCGGAGTTGTGGCCAGCTGAGCGGCGGGAAGCCACTCACGCGCGGGTGCAACAGGAACATCAGCGGCGGGAAAACGGGCCGCGCGACGCCCCTTCTTCGAGAGATCGAAAATCAGTTGAGTTGATTTAGTGTTACGCATCGGAGTCTTCGCGAATGGGTGTTTTGTGAATTAGTGATGGTCGCGATCGGCTTAGCGCGGAGCGCCGACCAGCGAAGTGTGTGCGTGAGGAACAATCGACGAGCCAGTGCCACCCTTCAAAGCGGCTGCCAGGGCATCGATTTCCGCACGAGTTCGTTTTTCCGTCACGGCAACGAGCATGCAATCGTCGAGTTCGGGATACCACTTTCCGAGTGGCAAGCCAGCGAGAATGCCAGCGTCGGAGGCTGCTGCAATCAACTCGCTGACGTGACCGTCGCGATCGCGGACCACGAATTCCTTGAAGACCGGAGCGCTGAAGGCTGCCGAGAGGCGCGAGCCGCTGAAAATTTGCTGACGGGCGTACTCGGTTTTACGGGCACAAAGATCAGCCACTTCAGCGAGCCCTTGCGGACCAACTTCGGTGAGGTAGATCGCTGCACGCAGGGCGAACAAACCTTGGTTTGTGCAGATGTTGCTGGTTGCTTTTTCGCGGCGGATATGCTGCTCGCGCGTTTGCAGCGTCAGCACCCAGCAGCGGCGTCCACGACGGTCGGTCGTCTGACCGGCGATACGACCTGGCATGCGACGGACAAACGATTCTTTGCAAGCCATGATCCCCAGATAAGGACCACCGTAGAGGAGCGGCGTGCCGAGCGATTGTCCTTCGGCAACCACCACGTCGGCACCCATGTCGCCCGGACGCTTCAGAATGCCGAGGCTAATCGGATCGAACGATTGAACGAGGAGTGCACCGGTAGCATGGGCTACATCGGCGAGGGCTGGGACATCTTCGAGACAGCCGAAGAAATTCGGATGCTGTACGAGGACACAAGCGGTTTCGCTGTCGACCACCGCAGCCACTTCCGATGGAGTCGCTACGCCGTTGGGCGTTGGGACCGTGATGAGCGTGGCGCCGATGCAGGTGAAATAGGTCTCGAGAATCTGGCGATATTCGGGATTCACGCTGCCGACCACGACCACTTTGCTGCGGCCGGTGACACTCATGGCCAGGAGCACTGCTTCAGCGGCGGCGCTGCCACCGTCGTAGAGGCTGGCATTCGAAACGTCCATGCCGGTCAGCTGGCAAATGAGTGTTTGATACTCAAACATCACCTGCAAATTGCCCTGGCTCACTTCCGGCTGATAAGGGGTGTAGGAAGTGTAGAACTCGCCGCGTGAAGCGAGGGCATCGACTACAGCAGGGACAAAGTGATCGTAGGCGCCACCACCCAGGAAGCAGGTTTTCTGTCCCACGTTCACGTTCTTGGCCGCGAGTGCCATCATGTGCTGGGTGAGTTCGAGCTCGCCCATGGCCGGTGGGAGATCGAGAAGCGATTTGCGCCGCAGTTCCGCGGGTACACAGTCGAACAATTGATCGATCGAAGCGGCGCCAATGGCCTCAAGCATTGCCTGCTGGTCTTCAGGCGTGTTGTACAAATACGGCATGGAACGAGCACCCAGCGGTGTGTAAGTGAAGGGACAGAGTTTTTCAAAGAGCGAGTGTTGCGCGAGTGGTAAGCCAGCGCTCATGGAGCAAGAACCGCAGTTCGAGCTCACCAATTCACAATTCTAGGCGAGCACTTTCGGCGGACTAGTCTCGTGGAGACTAGCCTTCGGCAGCGCACTGTTTTTCGTAGGCTGCAAGATCCATCAGTTTGCCAGCAGGAACAGCACCCGAAAGTGCCACCTTGATCATCCAGCCGGCGGTGTAGGGATCGGTGCTGAGGGTCTCGAGCTTTCCGACGAGGGGAGCGTTGACTTCAATCACTTCGCC
This window of the Pirellula staleyi DSM 6068 genome carries:
- the gcvPA gene encoding aminomethyl-transferring glycine dehydrogenase subunit GcvPA → MPYLYNTPEDQQAMLEAIGAASIDQLFDCVPAELRRKSLLDLPPAMGELELTQHMMALAAKNVNVGQKTCFLGGGAYDHFVPAVVDALASRGEFYTSYTPYQPEVSQGNLQVMFEYQTLICQLTGMDVSNASLYDGGSAAAEAVLLAMSVTGRSKVVVVGSVNPEYRQILETYFTCIGATLITVPTPNGVATPSEVAAVVDSETACVLVQHPNFFGCLEDVPALADVAHATGALLVQSFDPISLGILKRPGDMGADVVVAEGQSLGTPLLYGGPYLGIMACKESFVRRMPGRIAGQTTDRRGRRCWVLTLQTREQHIRREKATSNICTNQGLFALRAAIYLTEVGPQGLAEVADLCARKTEYARQQIFSGSRLSAAFSAPVFKEFVVRDRDGHVSELIAAASDAGILAGLPLGKWYPELDDCMLVAVTEKRTRAEIDALAAALKGGTGSSIVPHAHTSLVGAPR
- the gcvPB gene encoding aminomethyl-transferring glycine dehydrogenase subunit GcvPB, with translation MRNTKSTQLIFDLSKKGRRAARFPAADVPVAPAREWLPAAQLATTPPPLPEVAEPEVIRHFTNLSTLNMSVDTHFYPLGSCTMKHNPKRNERFASLPGFADVHPHQSEETIQGYLELLHELQHMFGEISGLPAVSLQPAAGAHGELTALMVAAAYFRENKMNRTKVLAPDSAHGTNPASAKMAGFESVTVKSNASGYVDMEDLKSKLDDEIAVFMITNPNTLGMFDSQVPEIARLVHERGGLIYLDGANMNAILGITRPGDFGADMMHYNPHKTFSGPHGGGGPGAGPICVAEKLRPFLPVPTVEKVDGKYTLVYDNPRSIGRVRSFFGNVGVLVRAYSYIRTHGPDGLKSASENAVLNANYLLSKIKHIFPVPQGDRCMHEFVASAADLKKKTGISAMDIAKRLLDYGMHAPTVYFPLVVPEAMMIEPTESESKETLDYFAEVLFRITEEPADLLHEAPHTTLVSRPNEVQAARSPQMQWKLEPAAK